Part of the Gramella sp. Hel_I_59 genome, CAATATACTCAAGGCTAATTTTCTTATTAGCGAAGATGCTGTAAAAAACTGGCGGTTCATCGTCTATTGTACCGTTCTGGCAATTATCATGATCGCCAGTTCTCACAATGCAGAAAAGAAGGTGCACCAGATCGCAAGATTAAGCACAGAAGTGAAGGAGTTGAGAAGTGAGCATATTGAACGAAGATCAGATCTTATGAAGATCAAAATGGAATCCACTATCACCGAATCTATGTCGGGTAAAGGAATTGGACCGTCTGATACGCCACCGAACAAAATTAGAGTCATCATAAAAGAATAAACCTTAAATGGCAACAACAGAAAAAAGCATCCTGAATCGTATGTATTTCGTGGCCGGCTGCCTGTTCCTCTTCGCAATTGCGGTAGGGGTTAAATTGCTGAATATTCAGTTTGTTCATGGTGAACATTACAAAAGTCTCGCGGAAGAGCGCACTCTAAGAAATTTCAAAATTCCTGCGAATCGTGGGAATCTTTACGATTCAAATGGAAATCTACTGGCTACTTCAGTTCCCAAATATGACATTCGATTTGATGCTGTAACTGTTTCAGACAAAAATTTTGAAGAGAACATAGGAGAGTTGTCTGCTAAACTTTCAAAAATGTTAGGGCGTTCTGCTTCCTATTATTCTCAAAAATTAAGAACAGCGCGCGCAAATAAACAGCGCTATGTATTGATCGCTAAGAATCTTGGATACTCAGAATATGTGAAGATCAAGAGTTTTCCCATGTTCAATCTAGGTGCTTTCAAAGGTGGAATGATTACCGAACAAAGCACGGTTAGAGAGCATCCGCTTGGTAAAATGGGGGAACGAACCGTTGGCTATGAGCGCAGGGATGAGAATGGATATTTTACCCGTGTCGGTTTGGAAGGAGCTTTTAGTAACTACCTGAGAGGAACAGATGGTCGCCGTTTAAAGCAGAAGATCGCCAAAGGACAATGGAAACCTATTAGTGATAATAACGAAATGGAGCCGAAAGATGGTTATGATGTTATTTCTACCATCGATGTAAATATTCAGGATATCGCGCATCATTCTTTATTACGTCAATTAGAATATTTTGAGGCAGATCACGGGACTGTAGTGGTTATGGAAACCGCAACCGGCGAGATCAAAGCAATGTCAAATCTAGGACGTACAGAAGACGGTACTTATTTTGAAAAAAGAAATTACGCCGTTTACGAGGCTCACGAACCTGGTTCTACATTTAAATTAATGGCGATGGTAGCTGCGCTCGAGGATGAGGTAGTGGATACCAGCCAGGTTATTGATACAGAAAAAGGTGTGGTACGGTTTTACGGTCGCCCTGTACGTGATTCACATCATGGTGGTTATGGTGAAATTTCGGTGGCGAAGGCTTTTGAATTGTCTTCTAATACAGCCTTTACCAAAATGATCACTGAAGGTTATAAGAATGACCCTTCCAGATTCGTAGATAGATTATACGACATGGGTCTTAATGATAAGATTGGTCTTGAAATTAAAGGTGAGGGCTCTCCCCGAATTCCTCACCCTCAGGACAAATCATGGAATGGATTAAGCTTGCCCTGGATGGCCTTTGGTTATGGGGTGGCAATTACGCCTTTGCAAACGCTAACTTTTTACAATGCAATCGCAAATGATGGTGAAATGATCAAGCCGCGATTTATCAAGGCAGTGAAAGATCGGGACAAGTCTATTATTACAATGGATAAGCAGGTGATGAATCCATCTATCTGTTCTCCTGAGACTGCTGCCAAGGTTCGTGAGATGATGAAGAATACGGTTGAGCGCGGCACAGCTGCCAATATTTATACTGAAAACTTTTCGATGGCTGGTAAGACAGGAACATGTCAGACCGAATACTGGATAGAACCAGGTAGATATATAGCTTCTTTCGCCGGATATTTTCCTGCGGAAGATCCTAAATACTCTTGTATCGTGGTAATTCATAAGCCAAACAGAAGAAAAGGATATTACGGAAATATCGTAGCAGCTCCTGTTTTTAAAGATATCGCCAGAAAGATCTATACAGATACACCGGTGATGGATGAGCTGGAAAATCTTGATTTTGAAGACGAGGATATCCAGGCCGACTTTGATACTTACTACGCAAGCATACAGGATGAAAAAATGCTGATGCCAGATGTTACCGGGATGCCGGCAATGGACGCGATCTCTATCCTTGAGAATCTCGGGATACAGGTTCGTTTGAATGGAAAAGGAGTAGTGAAAAGACAATCTGTTTCGGCAGGAAAAAAATTAAGTAATAACGCGATCGTAAATCTTGAATTGAGTTAATGCAGGTTTTAAAGGACATACTCTATAAAGTGAATATTAAGTCGGTTTCCGGAGATACCGGGGTAACTATACGCGATATTCATTTTGATTCCAGAAAAGTTTCTCTAAATGATGTTTTCATCGCCATTCGAGGAAGCTTAAGTGATGGTCATGATTATATCAAGAATGCTGAAAATCAGGGAGCGCTTGCTATTGTATGTGAGGAACTTCCGAAGGAAAAAGTTAATGGCGTCACTTATATTGAGGTAGCAGATTCCAAGAGAGCGCTAGCATATATTTCAGCTAATTATTACGAGAACCCTTCAGAAAACTTAAAACTGGTGGGAGTTACGGGTACCAATGGGAAAACAACCATTGCGACTTTGCTATATGATCTGTTTACTAAAGCTGGATTCAAATGCGGACTACTTTCTACTGTGAAGATCATGGTTGGAAGTGAAGAACGTACCGCCATTCGAACGACTCCAGATTCCATAAGTATCAATTCACATCTAAGCGATATGAATGATGCCGGTGTAGAATTCTGCTTTATGGAAGTGAGTTCACATGGAATTGATCAGCATCGTACAACTGCTCTAAAATTTGAAGGTGGAATTTTCACGAACCTCTCGCACGATCATCTTGACTATCACAAAGACTTTGCAGAATACCGTGATGTGAAAAAGAGGTTTTTTGATGAATTGCCAGCTTCAGCTTTTGCACTTACCAATATCGATGATAAGAATGGTGATGTAATGCTTCAAAATACAAAAGCGAAGAAATACAGTTACGCTTTAAAATCCTATGCAGATTACCAGGCTCAAATCCTTGAGAATAATTTTACAGGATTGCTTCTGAAGGTAAGAGATCAGGAATTATGGTCCAGACTGATAGGTACTTTCAACGCTTATAATGTTCTTGCGATTTATGCTACTGCGGAATTATTAGGCTTAAAAACCCTGGAAACACTTCGAATTATAAGTGAATTGAGTTCTGTTAGTGGAAGGTTTCAGTATATAATTTCAGAAAAAGAAAAGGTAACAGCAATTGTTGACTACGCACATACACCCGATGCGCTTAAGAATGTATTGGAGACCATCAACAGTATTCGCACCAAGAATGAAAATTTGATCACGGTGGTAGGCTGTGGTGGAGACAGGGACAATACGAAGAGACCAAAGATGGGGCACATTGCATCTGCTTTAAGTACCAAAGTGATCTTTACCAGCGATAACCCAAGAACCGAAGATCCTGATAAGATCATCGAGGATGTGGAAGCTGGAGTAGAACCACAGAACTTCAAAAAGATAATGAGTGTAACCAACCGCAAACAGGCAATTCGAACTGCCTGCCAGATGGCTACAAACAACGATATTATATTAATTGCCGGGAAAGGTCATGAGACTTACCAGGAGGTAAACGGAGAACGACTTGATTTTGATGACCTCAAAATTGTAAAGGAATTTCTAAAAACTCTGGATAAATAATGCTGTATTACCTGTTTAAATTTTTAGAAGATAGATATCAGCTGCCAGGAGCCCAGTTATTTGAGTTCCTGTCATTCAGGTCTGCAATGGCGATCATATTATCGCTGGGAATTTCTACGATCTATGGAAAACACATTATCAATTACCTGAGAGCTAAACAAATAGGTGAAAGCGTTAGAGATCTTGGATTGAAGGGTCAGACAGAAAAAGCTGGTACCCCAACCATGGGAGGTGTGATCATCATAGTGGCGACGCTAATCCCTGTTTTGCTGTTCGCCAAGCTGGAAAATATCTACGTCATCCTATTAATTATTACCACCCTATGGATGGGTGCGATCGGGTTCCTGGATGATTATATCAAGACATTTAAGAAAGATAAAGAAGGATTAAAGGGAATTTTTAAAGTAATAGGCCAGATTGGACTTGGACTAATTGTAGGATGTACCATGTATTTTCATCCACAGATAACTACAAAGGAAGTAGTTACAGACACTAATCCTACTGAAAATGTGATAGCTAGAGCTGAGGTTGTGGATATGGGTCCGGAAGTAAAGGATACCAGTACCACCATTCCGTTTGTTAAGGACAACGAATTTGAATACTCCAGTTTAATAAGCTGGATAGATGCAGACCTTGTAAACTATGCGTGGCTGATATTTATTCCTATCGTGATCTTTATAGTAACGGCAGTTTCTAACGGGGCGAATCTTACTGATGGTATCGATGGACTCGCTGCTGGATCATCGGCTATTATTGTGCTAACACTAGGGATCTTTGCCTGGGTTTCGGGTAACATCATATTTTCAGATTACCTGAATATAATGTACATCCCAAGGTCTGGTGAGATGACAATATTTATAACGGCTTTTGCCGGTGCTTTAGTCGGTTTTCTTTGGTATAACACATATCCAGCCCAGGTTTTTATGGGAGATACTGGAAGTTTGACCATTGGTGGAATTATCGCAGTGCTTGCGATCGCCACAAGAAAGGAATTGTTGATACCATTACTATGTGGAATTTTCCTGGTGGAAAATCTTTCAGTAGTACTACAGGTAGGCTGGTTCAAATGGACTAAGAGAAAATTTGGTGAAGGAAGAAGGATATTTTTGATGTCACCTCTTCATCATCATTATCAGAAAAAAGGCAGACATGAAAGTAAGATCGTAGTAAGATTCTGGATTATCGGAATTTTCCTTGCGATACTTACGATCGTCACCTTAAAAGTACGCTAGGATGGAAAGACTGGTCATACTTGGAGGTGGAGAAAGTGGAGTTGGTACGGCAATTCTCGGAAAAGAGAAGGGCTATGAGGTTTTTCTTTCAGATAAAGGAAGGATCAAGGATAAGTACCGTGATGTTCTTACAAAACTGGAGATTGATTGGGAAGATGAGAAACATACAGAAGAAAAGATCCTGAATGCGAATGTGGTGATGAAAAGCCCTGGTATTCCTGATACTGCTGCACTTGTTGTAAAACTTCGGAAGAATGATATTCCTGTTATATCAGAAATTGAATTCGCTTCCTGGTTTTCTGAAACTCCTGTGATCGGGATTACAGGAAGCAACGGTAAAACAACAGTGACCAACCTGATTCAACATTTACTGAAGAGTGGCGAGGTGAATTCAGGAATGGGTGGAAATATTGGAAACAGCTATGCGAAAATGGTTGCTGAAGACGGGCATGATTGGTTTGTTCTTGAATTATCCAGTTTTCAGCTGGATGGAATCGAAGATTTCAAACCGCATATTGCCATTTTAACCAACATTACGCCAGATCATTTAGATCGCTATGATTACAAATTTGAAAATTATATAGAATCAAAATTCAGAATAACAAAGAATCAAACAGCCGAAGATTATTTCATCTACGATGCAGATGATCCAGTGATCACAGAATGGCTTGAGAAAAATCCTGTGAAAGCACAAAAGCTACCATTTTCAATGGAAAAGAAACTTGAAAACGGCGCTTACTTAGAAGATACAAACATTGTTATAAAAATAAATAATACCGAGTTTACTATGTCAACATCAGATATATCCCTACAGGGCAAACATAACACCAAGAATGCAATGGCTGCGGCCACCGTTTCTCAGTTGCTTAGAATTAGAAAGCAGACTATTAGAGAAAGCATGGCTAATTTTCAGGGTGTGGAACATCGTCTTGAAAAGGTGTTAAAGATCAACAATGTGATGTATATCAATGATTCCAAAGCGACCAATGTAAATGCAACTTATTACGCATTGGAAAGTATGGAATCTGAAACAGTATGGATCCTTGGAGGTGTGGATAAAGGCAATGTTTATGATGACCTGCTTCCTTTAGTGAACGAAAAAGTGAAGGCGATTATTTGCTTAGGAGTTGACAATGAGAAAATCAAAAGTGCTTTTGGAAACATAGTGGAGAACCTGGTAGAAACCGGGTCCATGGATGAGGCAGTTAAAATGGCTTACAGATTAGCAGATAAAGGTGATAATGTGTTGTTGTCTCCGGCATGTGCGAGTTTCGATCTATTCGAAAATTATGAAGACAGAGGCAGACAGTTTAAGAATGCCGTGCGTAATCTATAAGAATTAATAAAATTATTGAATAGCGTATAATGAGCAACGTATTTGCAAATTTAAAAGGTGATAAAGTGATCTGGGCGGTAGCAGCTTTGCTGGCGATCTTTTCCTTTTTGCCGGTGTACAGTGCCAGTAGTAATCTGGCCTATCTCCACGGAGATGGTAGTACTACCGGATTTCTTATCATGCACTTTTTTCATTTGCTACTTGGTTTTTGCCTGTTATTCGCGGTACATAAAATACCTTATCATTACTTTCGGGGAATAAGTATTTTACTGCTCCCTATTGTAATTATTTTGCTGATTTTCACAATTGCCCAGGGAACTACCATTGATGGTGCTTATGCCAGTAGATGGATACGTATCCCGGTATTAAATGTGTCCTTCCAGTCTTCAACTCTGGCTTCGGTCGTTTTGATGGTTTATGTTGCCAGATATCTCTCCAAGATCACCGAGAAAAAAGTAACATTTAAGGAGACAATAATTCCGCTATGGGCGCCTGTTTTCGCTGTATTAGTGCTAATTTTGCCGGCCAATTTCTCCACAACGGCGATCATTTTTGTCATGACGCTGATACTGATGTTTTTAGGAGGTTATCCTATCAAATACCTATCAGCCATTGTTGGTGTCGGTATTGTAATGCTGGGTATTTTCGTGCTTACAGCTAAAGCATTTCCAGGTTTATTACCCAACAGGGTCGATACCTGGTCCAGCCGAATTGAAACCTTTTTCGATGGAGAGGAAGCAGATGAGCAATACCAGGTAGAGAAAGCTAAAATTGCGATCGCTCAGGGTGGTATTACAGGAACTGGAATTGGTAAAAGTGTACAAAGAAATTTTCTACCACAATCTTCTTCAGATTTTATTTACGCGATCATCGTGGAGGAAATGGGGTTGATAGGAGCTTTTGGAGTGATGCTAGCCTACTTGCTTCTGTTATTCAGGATTGTGATCGTTGCTACCAAAGCGAGTAGCATATTTGGTAAACTGGTGGTGATGGGTGTAGGATTACCTATAGTTTTCCAGGCGCTTATCAATATGGGTGTTGCGGTGGAATTATTTCCGGTAACGGGACAAACCTTGCCGCTGGTTAGTAGTGGGGGAACGTCCATCTGGATGACTTGCATCGCACTTGGAATTATACTGAGTGTAAGTGCTAAAAGAGAAGAAATTAAAGAATTCGAAAATGAGAGCCTGAATGGCGAGGAAGAGAATCCTCTGGATATTTTGAGCGAAGCGATATGAAGAAGAACATGCGAGTTATATTATCAGGTGGCGGAACAGGTGGACATATCTATCCTGCGATCGCTATTGCAGATGAGATCAAAAATCGTCATCCAGAAGCTGAAATATTATTCGTAGGTGCAAAGGACCGTATGGAAATGGAGAAGGTGCCTCAGGCTGGTTATAAAATCGAAGGTCTGTGGATCACTGGGATCGATCGTTCCCTAAGTCTTAGAAACTTATCTTTTCCTTTTAAGTTAATTAGCAGTATCTCAAAATCACGAAAAATCGTAAAGAGATTTAAGCCTGATGTAGTCATTGGTACTGGTGGATTTGCTAGCGGACCATTACTGCGTGTAGCGATCTCCAGGAATATCCCAACGCTGGTTCAGGAACAAAATAGTCTTCCAGGTATCACCAATAAAATACTAGCTAAGAACGCAAGTGTTATTTGTGCAGCCTATGAAAAAGTAAAGAATTATTTCCCTGCGGAAAAAACTGTCATTACTGGAAACCCGGTTAGACAGGATTTGCTTAAGGTTAATACACTAAGGCACGAAGCTCAGGAATATTTTAAACTGAAGCCTGGAAAGAAGACGGTGCTTATTCTAGGCGGAAGTCTAGGTGCAAGAAGGATCAATAAAC contains:
- a CDS encoding FtsL-like putative cell division protein is translated as MKKGFYNILKANFLISEDAVKNWRFIVYCTVLAIIMIASSHNAEKKVHQIARLSTEVKELRSEHIERRSDLMKIKMESTITESMSGKGIGPSDTPPNKIRVIIKE
- a CDS encoding penicillin-binding protein, with the protein product MATTEKSILNRMYFVAGCLFLFAIAVGVKLLNIQFVHGEHYKSLAEERTLRNFKIPANRGNLYDSNGNLLATSVPKYDIRFDAVTVSDKNFEENIGELSAKLSKMLGRSASYYSQKLRTARANKQRYVLIAKNLGYSEYVKIKSFPMFNLGAFKGGMITEQSTVREHPLGKMGERTVGYERRDENGYFTRVGLEGAFSNYLRGTDGRRLKQKIAKGQWKPISDNNEMEPKDGYDVISTIDVNIQDIAHHSLLRQLEYFEADHGTVVVMETATGEIKAMSNLGRTEDGTYFEKRNYAVYEAHEPGSTFKLMAMVAALEDEVVDTSQVIDTEKGVVRFYGRPVRDSHHGGYGEISVAKAFELSSNTAFTKMITEGYKNDPSRFVDRLYDMGLNDKIGLEIKGEGSPRIPHPQDKSWNGLSLPWMAFGYGVAITPLQTLTFYNAIANDGEMIKPRFIKAVKDRDKSIITMDKQVMNPSICSPETAAKVREMMKNTVERGTAANIYTENFSMAGKTGTCQTEYWIEPGRYIASFAGYFPAEDPKYSCIVVIHKPNRRKGYYGNIVAAPVFKDIARKIYTDTPVMDELENLDFEDEDIQADFDTYYASIQDEKMLMPDVTGMPAMDAISILENLGIQVRLNGKGVVKRQSVSAGKKLSNNAIVNLELS
- a CDS encoding UDP-N-acetylmuramoyl-L-alanyl-D-glutamate--2,6-diaminopimelate ligase, whose amino-acid sequence is MQVLKDILYKVNIKSVSGDTGVTIRDIHFDSRKVSLNDVFIAIRGSLSDGHDYIKNAENQGALAIVCEELPKEKVNGVTYIEVADSKRALAYISANYYENPSENLKLVGVTGTNGKTTIATLLYDLFTKAGFKCGLLSTVKIMVGSEERTAIRTTPDSISINSHLSDMNDAGVEFCFMEVSSHGIDQHRTTALKFEGGIFTNLSHDHLDYHKDFAEYRDVKKRFFDELPASAFALTNIDDKNGDVMLQNTKAKKYSYALKSYADYQAQILENNFTGLLLKVRDQELWSRLIGTFNAYNVLAIYATAELLGLKTLETLRIISELSSVSGRFQYIISEKEKVTAIVDYAHTPDALKNVLETINSIRTKNENLITVVGCGGDRDNTKRPKMGHIASALSTKVIFTSDNPRTEDPDKIIEDVEAGVEPQNFKKIMSVTNRKQAIRTACQMATNNDIILIAGKGHETYQEVNGERLDFDDLKIVKEFLKTLDK
- the mraY gene encoding phospho-N-acetylmuramoyl-pentapeptide-transferase gives rise to the protein MLYYLFKFLEDRYQLPGAQLFEFLSFRSAMAIILSLGISTIYGKHIINYLRAKQIGESVRDLGLKGQTEKAGTPTMGGVIIIVATLIPVLLFAKLENIYVILLIITTLWMGAIGFLDDYIKTFKKDKEGLKGIFKVIGQIGLGLIVGCTMYFHPQITTKEVVTDTNPTENVIARAEVVDMGPEVKDTSTTIPFVKDNEFEYSSLISWIDADLVNYAWLIFIPIVIFIVTAVSNGANLTDGIDGLAAGSSAIIVLTLGIFAWVSGNIIFSDYLNIMYIPRSGEMTIFITAFAGALVGFLWYNTYPAQVFMGDTGSLTIGGIIAVLAIATRKELLIPLLCGIFLVENLSVVLQVGWFKWTKRKFGEGRRIFLMSPLHHHYQKKGRHESKIVVRFWIIGIFLAILTIVTLKVR
- the murD gene encoding UDP-N-acetylmuramoyl-L-alanine--D-glutamate ligase, with protein sequence MERLVILGGGESGVGTAILGKEKGYEVFLSDKGRIKDKYRDVLTKLEIDWEDEKHTEEKILNANVVMKSPGIPDTAALVVKLRKNDIPVISEIEFASWFSETPVIGITGSNGKTTVTNLIQHLLKSGEVNSGMGGNIGNSYAKMVAEDGHDWFVLELSSFQLDGIEDFKPHIAILTNITPDHLDRYDYKFENYIESKFRITKNQTAEDYFIYDADDPVITEWLEKNPVKAQKLPFSMEKKLENGAYLEDTNIVIKINNTEFTMSTSDISLQGKHNTKNAMAAATVSQLLRIRKQTIRESMANFQGVEHRLEKVLKINNVMYINDSKATNVNATYYALESMESETVWILGGVDKGNVYDDLLPLVNEKVKAIICLGVDNEKIKSAFGNIVENLVETGSMDEAVKMAYRLADKGDNVLLSPACASFDLFENYEDRGRQFKNAVRNL
- a CDS encoding FtsW/RodA/SpoVE family cell cycle protein; this translates as MSNVFANLKGDKVIWAVAALLAIFSFLPVYSASSNLAYLHGDGSTTGFLIMHFFHLLLGFCLLFAVHKIPYHYFRGISILLLPIVIILLIFTIAQGTTIDGAYASRWIRIPVLNVSFQSSTLASVVLMVYVARYLSKITEKKVTFKETIIPLWAPVFAVLVLILPANFSTTAIIFVMTLILMFLGGYPIKYLSAIVGVGIVMLGIFVLTAKAFPGLLPNRVDTWSSRIETFFDGEEADEQYQVEKAKIAIAQGGITGTGIGKSVQRNFLPQSSSDFIYAIIVEEMGLIGAFGVMLAYLLLLFRIVIVATKASSIFGKLVVMGVGLPIVFQALINMGVAVELFPVTGQTLPLVSSGGTSIWMTCIALGIILSVSAKREEIKEFENESLNGEEENPLDILSEAI
- the murG gene encoding undecaprenyldiphospho-muramoylpentapeptide beta-N-acetylglucosaminyltransferase, which encodes MKKNMRVILSGGGTGGHIYPAIAIADEIKNRHPEAEILFVGAKDRMEMEKVPQAGYKIEGLWITGIDRSLSLRNLSFPFKLISSISKSRKIVKRFKPDVVIGTGGFASGPLLRVAISRNIPTLVQEQNSLPGITNKILAKNASVICAAYEKVKNYFPAEKTVITGNPVRQDLLKVNTLRHEAQEYFKLKPGKKTVLILGGSLGARRINKLIETYLKRFEQENVQLIWQIGKLYYSDYKKYASDKVVAKEYINRMDLAYAAADVIISRAGAGSVSELCIVGKPVLFIPSPNVAENHQAKNAMAVTDHDAALMITEDELTEKFDPCFFSFLKDERRLERFSRNIKQLALPNATSDIVNEVEKLIERN